CCGACGCGTTGTGGCCCTCGCCGTACGAGCCCTGGTCGCAGTATCTGACCGGGGTCCAGGGCCGGGATCCCGGCTGGGACCCGCTGGGCACCGCCGTACGGGAGGCCCACGCGCGCGGTCTCGAACTGCACGCCTGGTTCAACCCGTACCGCGTCGCCGGGCAGGCGGATCCGGAGCAGCTCGCGGCGACCCACCCGGCCCGCGTCCACCCGGACTGGATCGTCCCGTACGGCGGGAAGCTCTACTACAACCCCGGGCTGCCGCAGGTGCGGGAGTTCGTCCGGGCGGCGATGCTCGACGCGGTCGGCCGGTACGCGGTCGACGGGGTGCACTGGGACGACTACTTCTATCCCTATCCGGTGGCCGGCGAGGAGTTCGACGACGCCGCCGCCTACGCGGAGCACGGCGCCGACTTCCCGGACAGGGCTGCCTGGCGGCGCCACAACATCGACAGGCTCGTGCTGGAGATGGCGGCGGGCATCCGGCGGACCCGTCCCGGAGTCCGCTTCGGGATCAGCCCCTTCGGGGTCTGGCGCAACGCCGCGACCGACCCGCTCGGCTCCCGGACCCGGGCAGGCGTCCAGACGTACGACGACCTGTACGCCGACACCCGCAAGTGGGTCCGGGAACACTGGATCGACTACGTCTGCCCGCAGTTGTACTGGCACATCGGGTTCGACGCCGCCGACTACGCCGAGCTGCTGCCCTGGTGGGCGCGGGTCGCCCGGGGCAGCGGGGTGCGGTTGTACGTCGGGGAGGCGCTGTACAAGGCGGGTGCCCCCGGGCAGCCCCCGCGCTGGCAGGACCCGGCCGAGCTGTCCCGCCATCTCACCCTCGCCGCCGGATACCCCGAGGTGGGCGGGCACGTCTTCTTCTCGGCGACGGAGGTCGCCGAGGACCGCGTCGGCGCGCTCGCCCGGGTGGTCGCCGACCACTACGGGCAGGAGACCCCCACGGACCGGAGGGCGGGGGACCCGCGCTGACCCTGACACCCCGTCGGCCGTCGGACGCCGACCTTGGCCGCGACCGGTCGGCCGTCCGCGCTGCCCCCGCCTCCCGGGTCGGCCGTCGACGCTGACCCCGGCCGGCGCCGCCCCGGCTGCTGCTCCCCGCCGGTCAGCCGCGCGCCCGCTGGGTGAGCGCGATGCAGACGAGGACGGCGGCCGCCGTCAGCGGAGCCGCGGGTGTCAGCCGCTCGCCCAGCAGCAGCACGGACCACACCAACGTCAGCAGCGGCTGGGCGAGCTGCAGCTGGCTCGCCTTGGGGACGCCGATCGCCGCCATCCCCCGGTACCAGACGACCAGGCCGAGGAACTGCGAACCGGCCGCGACCCAGAGCACCCCGGTCACGCTGTGCGCGGTGAGGTGCACCGGCTCGTACGACAGCGCGATCAGCGCGCCCGGGACGCTCAGCGGCAGACACAGGACGAGGGCCCAGCCGATGACCTGCCAGCCCGGCATCAGCCGGGCGAGCCTGCCCCCCTCCGTGTAGCCCGCCGCGCAGATCAGCAGGGCGCAGAATAGATAGGCGTCCGCCCCGGTCAGGGCCCCTCCGCTCTGCTGCACGGTGAACGCGATGACGGCGGCCGCGCCCGTGCAGGCCGCCAGCCAGAACATCCGGGACGGGCGGGCGCCGGTGCGCAGCGCCGAGAAGAGCGCCGTCGTCAGCGGCAGCAGTCCGACGACCACCGCCGCGTGCGCGGTGGTCGAGGTCCGCAGCGCGAGCGTCGTCAGCAGCGGGAAGCCGACGACGACACCGGCGGCGACGACGGCCAGACCCGCCAGATGCCGACGTGCCGGGACGGGTACCCGCAGCGCGAGGAGAGCGCCGCCGGCGATGACCGCGGCGAGGACGCAGCGCACGGCCACCAGCGACCAGGGGCCGAAGCCCTCCAGGCCCCAGGCCGTGGCGGGGAAGGTGAGGGAGAAAGCGGTGACGCCGAGGGCCGCCTGCAGGGTGCCGGCGCGGCGGTCCGTCCGGGAGGGGCCCGACGCGCGGGCTCCTGAGCCGGGCCCGGCGCCCTCGGCTCCGTGTCCGACGTTTGCGGAACTGGTCCCTTGCCTGCACGGTGCGGCGTCGGTGGTCCCGTCGGCCGGCGCATGCGCTGCTTCGGCGGGCGTCCCGCCCCGGTGCCGGTGTGCACCCGCGACGGAGGTGGATCCCGGGGCCGTCGCTGTCGCCCCCGGCCCGGTGTCGCCGCTGACCGCTATCCCGCCGGCCTCGATAGCGCTACTCTCTGCTCTCATGCAAGAGCGTAGCAGCGTAGGAGATCTGGCGAACAGGCTGCGACAGGAACTGAACCGCTACTCACCCGGAGGAAAGCTGCCGTCGAGCCGAGCGCTCGTTGACCGCTACCGTGTGAGCCCGGTGACCGTGACCCGGGCGCTCGCCCAGCTGGCCGCCGAGGGGCTCGTGGTCACCCGGCCCGGAGCGGGCGCCTTCCGCGCGGAGCACCGGACCACCGCCCGCCCCGGTGGGGACACCTCCTGGCAGGAGGTGACGCTCAGCGCGGACGCCGCCGCGGAACCCGTCCCCCGCACCGTCGACGCGTCCGGCGTCCTCGCCTCGCTGGCCGCCCCGCCGCCCGGTGTCGTCGAGTTCAACGGCGGCTACCTCCACCCCTCGCTCCAGCCCGAGCGGGCCATGGGCGCCGCCCTCTCCCGGGCGGGACGGCGCCCCGGCGCGTGGTCCCGGCCGCCCATGGAGGGACTGCCGGAACTGCGCGAGTGGTTCGCGCGGGGGATCGGCGGAGCGGTCGGCGCGGCCGAGGTGCTCGTCACGGCGGGCGGCCAGTCCGGCCTGACGACCGCGCTGCGCGCGCTCGCGCCGCCCGGCGCCCCCGTCCTGGTCGAGTCACCCACGTATCCGGGCATGCTGGCGATCGCGCGGGCCGCGGGCCTGCGTCCCGTGCCGGTGCCGGTGGATTCCGACGGGGTGAAACCCGAGCTGCTCGCCGACGCCTTCCGGGCCACCGGGGCCCGGGTCTTCGTCTGCCAGCCGTTGTTCCAGAACCCGACCGGCGCCGTGCTCGCCCCCGCGCGCCGCGGCGAGGTGCTGCGCATCGCCCGGGACGCCGGAGCCTTCGTGATCGAGGACGACTTCGTCCGCCGGCTGGTGCACACGGACGCGGGCCCGCTGCCACGTCCGCTCGCCGCCGAGGACCAGGACGGTGTCGTCGTGCACGTGGGTTCCCTGACCAAGGCGACCTCCCCGAGCTTCCGGGTGAGCGCGCTGGCCGCACGCGGCCCGGTGCTCGAACGGCTCCGCGCCATCCAGGTCGTCGACACCTTCTTCGTGCCCCGCCCGCTCCAGGAAGCCGCGCTCGAACTCGTCGGTTCGCCCGCCTGGCCGCGCCATCTGCGCACCGTTTCGGCCGAGTTGAAGGCGCGACGCGACGCCATGACCGCCGCGCTGCGCCTGCGCCTGCCCGAACTCGCCCTGCCCCACGTCCCGTTCGGCGGCTACCACCTGTGGGTCCGGCTGCCCGACGGTACCGACGAGTCCGCGCTGGTCGCCGCCGCACTCCGGGCCGACGTGGCCGTCGCTCCCGGCCGCCCCTACTTCAGCGCCGAACCCCCCGCCGCGCACCTCCGGTTGAGCTTCGCGGCGGTGGCCGGAACGGAGGAGATCGCGGAAGGGGTGCGCCGGCTGAGGACGGCGTACGACGAGGTCCGGACCTGAGCCCTGCCCGGACCGCCCTCCTACCTGCGCGGCCCGGCCCGGACCCGGCGGGCCCGCCCCCTCCGGACCGGGTCCCCGAGCCCGCGGACAGCGGGCCCACAGGCTGCGGCGGGGAGGTCCGGTGAACTTTCGGACACCCTGAGTAACCCCTATTGACCTGCGGAGTCCCGCGTTCCACCATCTGGCCATGCATCTTCGGGTCACGTTCGTCGCCGCCGCGCGCAGCTCCTCGCTGCTGGCGGAACGCTTCGAGGACGACCGGCCGCTGGACCAGGCCGGCTGGGAAGAAGTGCTGCGGGCCGCCAACGAGCTGACACCCCTGGCGGCGGCCGAGTTGCGCTACTGCTCGCCGACCCCCCGCAGCAGGGCGACCGGTGACGCGCTCGGCTACGCGCCCCTGGTCCAGCTCGCCCTGCGCGACTGCGACATGGGCCGGTGGCGGGGTTTCACGCTGGGGGAGGCGATGGCCCGTGAGCCCGAGGCGGTGGACGCCTGGCTGGCCGACCCGCGCTCGACGCCCCACGGCGGGGAGTCCCTGCTGTCCTTCATCGGCCGGGTCGGTTCCTGGCTCGACACCCGTCCCGCCGACGACGGGGGCAGCATCGTCGCGGTCGCCGAACCGGCCGTGGTGCGCGCCGCGCTGGTCTACGCCCTGAAGGCGCCGCCCTCGACCTACTGGAACATCGACGTCCGGCCGCTGTCGGCGATCTCCGTGACGGGCCGGGCGGGCCGCTGGAGCCTGCGCTTCGACGGCTCCTCCACCCAGCCCACGCGCACCTAGAGCCTGTTCCGTCGGCCTTACGGGGCGGTGCGGTCGCGTGTGTAGTCGGTGGTGAGCACGAGATCCTTCGCCGGCCCCCGGACGCGCCACACGGTCCGCCAGTGGTCCTCGTCCCCGACCGTGAACTCCCCGCGGTACAGGTCCGCCGAGCAGGGATGGTCGGCGACGTACCGCCCGGTCGCGAGGTCCAGGTCGTGGAACGGACGGCCGTCGGAGAACCGTACGAGAGCGGTGCCCGGTTCCGCGCCCGGCAGGAACCGCAGGGTCCGCTCGGCGGGCCGGGCGACGCCCTGCCACACGAACGTGCCGGTCTCGTGATGCAGCAGTCCGCGGCCCCGGAGCGGCCCCCCGCTCTCCGGAGACGACGGCTCCGCTTCGGAAAGCCGCACGTCGCCGTCCTGGAGGGGCCCGAAGTGCGTGGCACCGGTGAACCGTCCCTCGCCGTCTCCCGCGAGGTCCCGGACCGTGCGCCGCACCTGCCAGTTCCCGGCCAGATACGCCAGCGCGTCCCGCACCGGCCAGAACTCGCCCATACCGTCCCGCTCTCCGTCCCGTGCGCCGCAGCGCGCCCCGTCGGCGCGCTTCTGCCGTCCCCCATCCTGCCTTCGCCCCGCGGCTCAGGCGGCGGCGGTGCCGGTTTCGGCCCGCCCGCCGACCGGGAGCAGCCCGCGCTCGCCGAAGACCTTCTTCGCGACCAGGCTCGCGTTCATCGCCTTCGGGATGCCGCAGTAGACGGCCGAGTGCAGGAGCGCCTCGACGATCTGGTCCGGGGACAGGCCGACGTTCAGCGACGCGTTGACGTGCACCTCCAGCTGGGTCTCGCAGCCGCCGAGCGCGGTGAGCATGCCGAGGGTCACCAACTGCCGGTCGCGCGCGGCGAGTCCGGGCCGGTCGTAGATGTCCCCGAAGGCCCAGGCGATGATCTGGTGCCCCAGTTCGGGGTTGATGTCGGACAGTGCGTCGACGACCCGGTGGCCGGCCTCGCCGTCGACCTGGTCCAGGATCTTCAGGCCGTGCTCGAACCGCTCCTCGCGCGTGGTGGAGGCGGGGTTCTTCGTCGTGTCGCTCATGAGAGGTCGTCC
The window above is part of the Streptomyces sp. NBC_01428 genome. Proteins encoded here:
- a CDS encoding glycoside hydrolase family 10 protein; the encoded protein is MGRLPRRAFAAAALATLTGLGTAGDAAADPVPPRGRRAPRVVRGMWLATASHRDWPSRAGLDAAEQRAELLAHLDTAVRRRLNTVFFQVRPSADALWPSPYEPWSQYLTGVQGRDPGWDPLGTAVREAHARGLELHAWFNPYRVAGQADPEQLAATHPARVHPDWIVPYGGKLYYNPGLPQVREFVRAAMLDAVGRYAVDGVHWDDYFYPYPVAGEEFDDAAAYAEHGADFPDRAAWRRHNIDRLVLEMAAGIRRTRPGVRFGISPFGVWRNAATDPLGSRTRAGVQTYDDLYADTRKWVREHWIDYVCPQLYWHIGFDAADYAELLPWWARVARGSGVRLYVGEALYKAGAPGQPPRWQDPAELSRHLTLAAGYPEVGGHVFFSATEVAEDRVGALARVVADHYGQETPTDRRAGDPR
- a CDS encoding EamA family transporter, with product MRAESSAIEAGGIAVSGDTGPGATATAPGSTSVAGAHRHRGGTPAEAAHAPADGTTDAAPCRQGTSSANVGHGAEGAGPGSGARASGPSRTDRRAGTLQAALGVTAFSLTFPATAWGLEGFGPWSLVAVRCVLAAVIAGGALLALRVPVPARRHLAGLAVVAAGVVVGFPLLTTLALRTSTTAHAAVVVGLLPLTTALFSALRTGARPSRMFWLAACTGAAAVIAFTVQQSGGALTGADAYLFCALLICAAGYTEGGRLARLMPGWQVIGWALVLCLPLSVPGALIALSYEPVHLTAHSVTGVLWVAAGSQFLGLVVWYRGMAAIGVPKASQLQLAQPLLTLVWSVLLLGERLTPAAPLTAAAVLVCIALTQRARG
- a CDS encoding aminotransferase-like domain-containing protein produces the protein MQERSSVGDLANRLRQELNRYSPGGKLPSSRALVDRYRVSPVTVTRALAQLAAEGLVVTRPGAGAFRAEHRTTARPGGDTSWQEVTLSADAAAEPVPRTVDASGVLASLAAPPPGVVEFNGGYLHPSLQPERAMGAALSRAGRRPGAWSRPPMEGLPELREWFARGIGGAVGAAEVLVTAGGQSGLTTALRALAPPGAPVLVESPTYPGMLAIARAAGLRPVPVPVDSDGVKPELLADAFRATGARVFVCQPLFQNPTGAVLAPARRGEVLRIARDAGAFVIEDDFVRRLVHTDAGPLPRPLAAEDQDGVVVHVGSLTKATSPSFRVSALAARGPVLERLRAIQVVDTFFVPRPLQEAALELVGSPAWPRHLRTVSAELKARRDAMTAALRLRLPELALPHVPFGGYHLWVRLPDGTDESALVAAALRADVAVAPGRPYFSAEPPAAHLRLSFAAVAGTEEIAEGVRRLRTAYDEVRT
- a CDS encoding histidine phosphatase family protein codes for the protein MHLRVTFVAAARSSSLLAERFEDDRPLDQAGWEEVLRAANELTPLAAAELRYCSPTPRSRATGDALGYAPLVQLALRDCDMGRWRGFTLGEAMAREPEAVDAWLADPRSTPHGGESLLSFIGRVGSWLDTRPADDGGSIVAVAEPAVVRAALVYALKAPPSTYWNIDVRPLSAISVTGRAGRWSLRFDGSSTQPTRT
- a CDS encoding DUF6314 family protein, producing MGEFWPVRDALAYLAGNWQVRRTVRDLAGDGEGRFTGATHFGPLQDGDVRLSEAEPSSPESGGPLRGRGLLHHETGTFVWQGVARPAERTLRFLPGAEPGTALVRFSDGRPFHDLDLATGRYVADHPCSADLYRGEFTVGDEDHWRTVWRVRGPAKDLVLTTDYTRDRTAP
- a CDS encoding carboxymuconolactone decarboxylase family protein, with product MSDTTKNPASTTREERFEHGLKILDQVDGEAGHRVVDALSDINPELGHQIIAWAFGDIYDRPGLAARDRQLVTLGMLTALGGCETQLEVHVNASLNVGLSPDQIVEALLHSAVYCGIPKAMNASLVAKKVFGERGLLPVGGRAETGTAAA